A stretch of DNA from Coccidioides posadasii str. Silveira chromosome 4, complete sequence:
TTGCAACCAGATCCTCGATACACTCTTCGAGCCTTCCAAACACTTACATTCTCTCACGGAATCACTACTTCTTCAGCAGAAATGCATTTCATACGAAGCCTTGATCGACCTGGTCAGGGCAAGGCTCATCTCTCTCGCTTCCTCCAAAGCGCCTGACGACCGAACTGTACTCCTGGATATTCTAGGCTCGCACCCACGACTTGGGGAGAAAGCATCGGCATCTAGGAGTGCGGAAAGTGAAGCTTCCAAAGGGCAGGAAGAGCGGCCTCTGAGCGAATTTAGCAAGGCAGAACAGGCGAACCTGAGCATGGCGGGGCAACATGGAACGGCTCAGCATCTGAGCCTGTTGAATCGCGAATACGAGGAGAAGTTCCCAGGTTTGAGATATGTGTATGCAATTGAAATATCATGCCTTGCAATAAGTATAATGGTGATAGACGGTTGACATTTGCACGTATGACAGCACTTTCGTAAATGGTCGCGGCAGAGACATGATCATGGAGGAAATGCGCCGGCGGATCGAGCGGGGTGATATTGAGCTGGAGATAATGGAAACTATACAGGTGAGTCTCTGGATATGTTCCCAAAATCATCATGCGCGTTTCTTTTGTGGGGAGTCTTCTTGAATGCGGATATAAACAACAGTTCTGCCGTAGGCCATGTGCGATATTGCGACGGACAGAGCGCGGAAGCTCCGGGACCCGGACGCGGCATATTCGATGACAAGCCGAACCACAGATGGCAGCTAAACATTGCAGTGTTTGTCTCTACCAAGGAGCGCGTATTGTCTGTAGATGGTCCACTATATATGTAGTTGCTAGCTAATATGATTGAAACAATTTGAAGTGAGGACCAGCCGTCATTCCGGGCCGATTACTAGTAGCCAAGTTCACTAGTTAGTCGACTTGCTACGATGATCCTGGTCTCCAGCAAGAAAGTGGAAGCGGAAAAGCCAAAAGTCTGGAAACTCCAGCACCACCTTGTCCCGCTGCAGCCCGTGGCAACAAACTATCAAGAATGGAATTTCACTCTCTGTTGACTATGGTTTGTTTGTCACGCTCACCGAGGTGTGGAGTATGCTCTCCTAATCGTTGCAATCTTTTGGACTCTCATTATCTCTCATCCCCGTGAACACCGTCATACTTGCAGAACGTTTGACACGTGCGGCATTTCACAACTTGGTCAGTCCGCAATGCCTTTGTGAGGATAATACATGGAACGCAAGCAGCCGCTTCCGCCGCCCTGTCTTGGAACCACTATTCATGCATGATGGCTGCGGAAACCTACACAAGGCCTGCCAATGGTGTAGTGGCGCCGCTGCACCCGGGC
This window harbors:
- a CDS encoding uncharacterized protein (EggNog:ENOG410PGP8~COG:S~BUSCO:15625at33183) gives rise to the protein MNTFTLPDISTLPALRHSDCNQILDTLFEPSKHLHSLTESLLLQQKCISYEALIDLVRARLISLASSKAPDDRTVLLDILGSHPRLGEKASASRSAESEASKGQEERPLSEFSKAEQANLSMAGQHGTAQHLSLLNREYEEKFPGLRYVTFVNGRGRDMIMEEMRRRIERGDIELEIMETIQAMCDIATDRARKLRDPDAAYSMTSRTTDGS